In the Clostridium sporogenes genome, one interval contains:
- the ade gene encoding adenine deaminase gives MFNKFDTKPLWEVSKTLSSVAQGFEPADMVIINSRLINVCTREVIENTDVAIRCGRIALVGDAKHCIGENTEVIDAKGQYIAPGFLDGHIHVESSMLSVSEYARSVVPHGTVGIYMDPHEICNVLGLNGVRYMIEDGKGTPLKNMVTTPSCVPAVPGFEDTGAAIGPEDVRETMKWDEIVGLGEMMNFPGILYSTEHAHGVVGETLKASKTVTGHYSLPETGKGLNGYIASGVRCCHESTRAEDALAKMRLGMYAMFREGSAWHDLKEVSKAITENKVDSRFAVLISDDTHPHTLLKDGHLDHIIKRAIEEGIEPLTAIQMVTINCAQCFQMDHELGSITPGKCADIVFIEDLNDVKITKVIIDGNLVAKDGVLTTSIAKYDYPEDAMHSMHIKDKIIPDSFNIMAPNKEKITTRVIEIIPERVGTYERHIELKVKDDKVQCDSNKDVLKAVVFERHHETGTAGYGFVKGFGIKRGAMAATVAHDAHNLLVIGTNDEDMALAANKLIECGGGMVAVQDGKVLGLVPLPIAGLMSNKPLEEMAEMVEKLDSAWKEIGCDIVSPFMTMALIPLACLPELRLTNRGLVDCNKFEFVSLFVEE, from the coding sequence ATGTTTAATAAATTTGATACAAAACCTCTTTGGGAAGTAAGTAAAACTTTATCAAGTGTAGCACAAGGCTTTGAACCAGCTGATATGGTTATTATAAATTCAAGGCTTATAAATGTCTGTACAAGAGAAGTTATAGAAAACACAGATGTAGCAATTAGATGTGGAAGAATTGCTTTAGTAGGTGATGCAAAACATTGCATAGGAGAAAACACAGAGGTAATTGATGCAAAAGGTCAATATATTGCACCAGGTTTTTTAGATGGTCATATTCATGTTGAATCATCAATGTTAAGTGTAAGCGAATATGCTCGTTCAGTAGTTCCACATGGTACTGTTGGAATATATATGGATCCACATGAAATTTGTAATGTACTCGGATTAAATGGTGTACGTTATATGATTGAAGATGGCAAGGGTACTCCACTTAAAAATATGGTGACCACACCATCCTGTGTACCAGCAGTTCCAGGTTTTGAAGATACAGGAGCAGCTATAGGACCAGAGGATGTTAGAGAAACAATGAAGTGGGATGAAATAGTTGGATTAGGAGAAATGATGAACTTCCCAGGTATACTTTATTCTACAGAGCATGCTCATGGAGTAGTAGGAGAAACTTTAAAAGCTAGTAAAACAGTAACAGGACATTATTCTTTACCTGAAACAGGGAAAGGATTAAATGGATATATTGCATCAGGTGTAAGATGTTGTCATGAATCCACAAGAGCTGAAGATGCTCTTGCTAAAATGCGCCTTGGAATGTACGCGATGTTTAGAGAAGGCTCTGCATGGCATGATTTAAAGGAAGTAAGTAAAGCCATTACAGAAAATAAAGTAGATAGTAGATTTGCTGTTTTAATATCTGATGATACTCACCCACACACATTACTTAAGGATGGACACTTAGATCATATTATAAAACGTGCTATAGAAGAAGGAATAGAACCATTAACTGCAATTCAAATGGTAACAATAAATTGTGCACAATGTTTCCAAATGGATCATGAATTAGGTTCTATAACTCCAGGGAAATGTGCAGATATTGTATTTATAGAAGATTTAAACGATGTAAAAATAACAAAGGTTATTATAGATGGAAATTTGGTTGCAAAGGATGGAGTGTTAACTACTTCAATAGCTAAATATGATTATCCTGAAGATGCTATGCATTCAATGCATATTAAGGATAAAATAATACCAGATTCCTTTAATATTATGGCTCCTAATAAAGAAAAAATAACTACAAGGGTTATCGAAATTATACCTGAAAGAGTTGGTACATATGAGAGACATATTGAGCTTAAAGTTAAAGATGATAAAGTTCAATGTGATTCAAATAAAGATGTTTTAAAAGCAGTTGTATTTGAAAGACACCATGAAACAGGAACAGCAGGATATGGTTTTGTTAAAGGTTTTGGTATTAAGAGAGGAGCTATGGCTGCAACAGTTGCCCATGATGCTCACAACTTATTAGTTATAGGAACAAATGATGAAGATATGGCATTAGCTGCTAATAAATTAATAGAATGTGGTGGAGGAATGGTAGCTGTACAAGATGGTAAAGTATTAGGCTTAGTTCCATTACCAATAGCAGGACTTATGAGTAATAAGCCTTTAGAAGAAATGGCAGAAATGGTAGAAAAACTAGATAGTGCATGGAAAGAAATTGGATGTGATATAGTTTCACCATTTATGACAATGGCACTTATTCCACTTGCATGTTTACCAGAATTAAGATTAACTAATAGAGGATTAGTTGATTGTAATAAGTTCGAATTTGTATCATTGTTTGTAGAAGAATAA
- a CDS encoding DsbA family protein: protein MSLNIKVYFDFVCPFCFLGEETLSKAIEGKDVNIQWMPFELRPEPSPRIDPWRETEKLNAWNNFIEPVAKNLKIDMKLPKISPHPYTNLAFEGYHYVNNMGKGEEYIRRVFKGFFQEGLDIGKIEILANLSEEIGLNKEEFIKVLKNRKYKDNQEKVLKHAYEEANITAVPTMIIGDEVVHGNTSKENLEEIINKQIINKQIIKNN, encoded by the coding sequence ATGTCGTTAAATATTAAAGTATACTTTGATTTTGTTTGCCCATTTTGTTTTTTAGGAGAAGAAACTTTAAGTAAAGCTATAGAAGGTAAGGATGTAAATATTCAATGGATGCCTTTTGAATTAAGACCAGAACCATCACCACGAATAGATCCTTGGAGAGAGACTGAAAAATTAAATGCATGGAATAACTTTATTGAACCTGTAGCTAAAAATTTAAAAATAGATATGAAGTTACCTAAAATTTCACCACATCCATATACGAATTTAGCCTTTGAAGGATACCATTATGTAAATAATATGGGCAAAGGAGAAGAATATATTAGAAGAGTTTTTAAAGGATTTTTCCAAGAAGGATTAGATATTGGAAAAATTGAGATATTAGCTAATTTATCTGAAGAAATAGGTTTAAATAAAGAAGAATTTATAAAAGTTTTAAAAAACAGAAAATATAAGGATAATCAAGAAAAAGTATTAAAGCATGCTTATGAAGAAGCAAATATTACAGCAGTGCCTACAATGATTATAGGTGATGAAGTAGTTCATGGTAATACTTCAAAAGAAAATTTAGAGGAAATAATAAATAAACAAATAATAAATAAACAAATAATAAAAAACAATTAA
- a CDS encoding Rrf2 family transcriptional regulator, with protein sequence MKISSRFSVAVHILSILYMEDKNLCTSEWIAGSVNTNPVVIRRVMGMLKRAGLVNVIAGTGGAYLLKDLDQITLLDVYGAVEVVKEGELFQFHDSPNINCPIGANIQSVMEGILLNAQEAMEQVLENVTMEYIVTGIRKKIKK encoded by the coding sequence ATGAAAATAAGCAGTAGATTTTCTGTAGCGGTTCATATTTTATCCATATTATATATGGAAGATAAAAACTTATGTACTTCTGAATGGATAGCAGGAAGTGTAAATACCAATCCCGTTGTTATACGAAGAGTAATGGGAATGTTAAAAAGAGCTGGTTTAGTTAATGTTATAGCAGGTACTGGTGGAGCTTATTTATTAAAGGATTTAGATCAGATAACATTGCTAGATGTGTATGGGGCTGTAGAGGTTGTGAAAGAAGGAGAATTATTTCAATTTCATGACTCACCAAATATAAATTGCCCTATTGGTGCAAATATTCAGTCCGTTATGGAAGGGATTTTGTTAAATGCTCAAGAAGCTATGGAACAGGTATTAGAGAATGTAACCATGGAATATATAGTTACAGGTATAAGAAAAAAAATTAAAAAATAA
- a CDS encoding cold-shock protein: protein MMNGTVKWFNAEKGFGFITGEDGNDVFAHFSQINSEGYKSLEEGQKVSYEVVKGPKGPQAENITII, encoded by the coding sequence ATTATGAATGGTACAGTAAAATGGTTTAATGCAGAAAAAGGATTTGGATTTATTACAGGAGAAGATGGAAATGATGTTTTTGCACACTTTTCTCAAATAAATTCAGAAGGCTACAAATCACTTGAAGAAGGTCAAAAAGTTTCTTATGAAGTTGTTAAGGGACCAAAAGGACCACAAGCAGAAAATATAACTATTATTTAA
- a CDS encoding MurR/RpiR family transcriptional regulator, whose amino-acid sequence MNLDISKIVDKYHLTKVEENILIYIINNIDHVKEIGVRGVAKEHYTSTTTIVNLAKKIGYSGFLDMYYNLSFTLKDKRNYFNSGKNNKYYGVELEELLALIEDKDISDFIDLLIKNKDEIIYTNGIAFSYFIAQYFTRKLIVLGFKCIYSEAYESYDVNAIKAKLLIAVSKSGETDFIVRASKSAKKNGIKIVSFTGDAENTLAKISDVNFKVYDMHTIDDRNKLSNSFYPNVLMLFEFLIGKYLEKTKIDLV is encoded by the coding sequence ATGAATTTAGATATTAGCAAAATTGTAGATAAATATCACTTAACCAAAGTAGAAGAGAATATATTAATTTATATTATAAATAATATAGACCATGTTAAAGAAATAGGGGTAAGGGGAGTAGCAAAGGAACACTATACCTCTACTACAACTATTGTGAATTTAGCAAAGAAAATAGGATATTCTGGATTCTTGGATATGTATTACAATTTAAGCTTTACTTTGAAAGATAAAAGAAATTATTTTAATAGTGGAAAAAATAATAAATATTATGGAGTAGAATTAGAAGAACTATTAGCATTAATAGAAGATAAAGATATAAGTGATTTTATAGATTTATTAATAAAAAATAAAGATGAAATTATATATACTAATGGGATAGCATTTTCATATTTTATTGCACAATATTTTACTAGGAAACTTATAGTTCTTGGTTTTAAATGTATTTATTCTGAAGCATATGAAAGCTATGATGTAAATGCTATAAAAGCTAAGTTATTAATAGCTGTTTCTAAATCAGGTGAAACAGATTTTATAGTAAGGGCTTCCAAATCTGCTAAGAAAAACGGTATAAAAATAGTTTCTTTTACAGGAGATGCAGAAAATACATTAGCTAAAATATCTGATGTTAATTTTAAAGTATATGATATGCATACTATAGATGATCGTAACAAATTATCTAATTCATTTTATCCTAATGTGTTAATGCTATTTGAATTTTTAATAGGTAAATATTTAGAAAAAACTAAAATTGATTTAGTTTAA
- a CDS encoding PTS glucose transporter subunit IIA, translated as MFKKIKSLLSNDKSDVQQENLNEIFVSPISGEIISLDDVPDEVFSQRMMGDGFAIQPENGEVFSPVDGTITAVFPTKHAISIKSNYGIEILIHFGLDTVNLNGEGFQVYVEEGTVVKAGDILLKVNIEEIKDKVPSVVVPIIFMELNGKSFSYNVGKVAAKERNAITLK; from the coding sequence ATGTTTAAAAAAATTAAATCTCTTTTATCGAATGATAAATCAGACGTTCAACAAGAAAATTTAAATGAAATATTTGTAAGCCCTATTTCTGGAGAAATAATAAGTCTAGATGATGTTCCAGATGAGGTGTTTTCCCAAAGAATGATGGGAGATGGGTTTGCTATACAACCTGAAAATGGAGAGGTATTTTCACCAGTGGATGGAACAATTACAGCAGTTTTCCCTACTAAACATGCTATTTCAATAAAAAGTAATTATGGGATTGAAATTTTGATCCATTTTGGTTTGGATACAGTTAATTTAAATGGAGAAGGTTTTCAAGTTTATGTTGAAGAAGGAACTGTAGTAAAGGCAGGGGATATCTTATTGAAGGTTAATATCGAAGAAATAAAGGATAAAGTGCCCTCAGTTGTTGTTCCTATAATATTTATGGAGCTTAATGGAAAGAGTTTTAGTTATAATGTTGGAAAGGTTGCAGCTAAAGAACGGAATGCAATAACCTTGAAATAA
- a CDS encoding 6-phospho-alpha-glucosidase, with translation MKKFSVTIAGGGSTFTPGIILMLLDNLDKFPIKKLKLYDNDKERQAVIAGACEIIIKEKAPEVEFSATIDPEEAFTGIDFVMAHIRVGKYAMRELDEKIPLKYDVLGQETCGPGGIAYGMRSIGGVIEILDYMEKYSPNAWMLNYSNPAAIVAEATRRLRPNSKILNICDMPIGIEVRMAEILGLKSRKDMSVRYYGLNHFGWWTDIRDKDGNDLMPKIKEHVSKHGYVVDKGDSQHIEASWNDTFAKAKDVYAVDPDTLPNTYLKYYLFQDYVVKHANKEYTRANEVMDGREKFVFGECRKVIEKQSTEGCELHIDEHASYIVDLARAIAYNTKEKMLLIVENNGIIENFDSTAMVEVPCILGSNGPEPLSVGKIPQFQKGLMQQQVSVEKLVVEAWIEKSYQKLWQAITLSKTVPSASVAKNILDDLIEANKDYWPELK, from the coding sequence ATGAAAAAATTTTCAGTAACAATAGCCGGTGGTGGAAGTACATTTACCCCAGGGATAATATTAATGTTATTAGATAACTTAGATAAATTTCCTATAAAAAAATTAAAATTATATGATAATGATAAAGAAAGACAAGCTGTAATTGCAGGAGCTTGCGAAATTATTATAAAAGAAAAAGCACCAGAAGTTGAATTTTCAGCTACAATAGATCCAGAAGAAGCATTTACAGGTATAGATTTTGTTATGGCACATATAAGAGTTGGTAAATACGCAATGCGTGAATTAGACGAAAAAATTCCTTTAAAGTATGATGTGCTTGGACAAGAAACTTGTGGACCAGGAGGAATTGCATATGGAATGAGATCTATTGGTGGAGTTATAGAAATACTTGATTATATGGAAAAGTATTCACCAAATGCATGGATGTTAAATTACTCTAATCCAGCAGCAATAGTTGCAGAAGCTACTAGAAGATTAAGACCTAATTCAAAAATATTAAATATATGCGATATGCCAATTGGTATAGAAGTACGTATGGCTGAAATTTTAGGATTAAAGTCAAGAAAAGATATGTCAGTTAGATATTATGGACTTAATCATTTTGGATGGTGGACAGATATACGTGACAAAGATGGAAATGATTTAATGCCAAAAATAAAAGAACATGTGTCTAAACATGGTTATGTAGTTGATAAAGGAGATAGTCAACATATTGAAGCAAGCTGGAATGATACATTCGCTAAAGCAAAGGATGTGTATGCTGTTGATCCAGATACATTGCCGAACACTTATTTAAAATATTATCTATTCCAAGATTATGTTGTTAAGCATGCTAATAAAGAATATACAAGAGCCAATGAAGTAATGGATGGAAGGGAAAAGTTTGTATTTGGAGAATGTAGAAAAGTTATAGAAAAACAATCTACAGAAGGTTGTGAACTTCATATAGATGAACATGCTTCTTATATAGTTGATCTTGCAAGAGCTATAGCATACAATACAAAAGAAAAGATGCTTTTAATTGTAGAAAACAATGGTATAATTGAAAATTTTGATTCTACAGCTATGGTTGAAGTTCCTTGTATTCTTGGTAGTAATGGGCCAGAACCATTATCAGTAGGTAAGATTCCACAATTCCAAAAAGGATTAATGCAACAACAAGTTTCTGTAGAAAAATTAGTAGTTGAAGCTTGGATAGAAAAATCTTATCAAAAATTGTGGCAAGCTATTACACTTTCTAAGACAGTACCTAGTGCATCTGTTGCTAAAAATATTTTAGATGATTTAATTGAAGCAAATAAGGATTATTGGCCTGAATTAAAGTAG
- a CDS encoding PTS transporter subunit EIIC, translating into MKDLIVDKMQMFAKAIIVPVLFLPIVGIILALSSILSNPSIAGESGFLMNIGKFIGSGLWPIMTNLSIIFCVGIAMGLAKEKKAEAALIAVFSYLVYLGANNQWLTITGKLVKYNVAADLYGTGQTLQLGFQVIDMGVFLGMILGVVVAIIHNKYCNKEFPGAFGLYGNTKLVFIVLTPIILILSIVFSYIWPVVATGISALTGFINAAGAIGVFLYGFLNRFLIPTGLHHLIWTPFSYSNIGGELVINGQTYYGAYNIFLAQLADPSIKVFDPSAKYLQYGMVKMFGLVGAALAFYNTSKPENKAKLKSILIPAVATSILVGITEPLEFTFLFVAPFLWVVHSVLDGIFEAIVSLLGVRTFASNGFIDFIAYNLPAGIAKTKWPIFIVIGLVQLAIYFFVFKFLIKKFDLKTPGREDKEVRLVTKKDFKENLSKASGEVAASKDSDLARIIVQALGGKENIESVDNCFTRLRLKIKNIDIVNEMDLKETGATGVIKKGNNVQVVYGPKVNGIRNVVDKYLGN; encoded by the coding sequence GTGAAAGATTTAATAGTAGATAAAATGCAAATGTTCGCTAAAGCTATAATTGTACCTGTATTATTTTTACCTATTGTAGGCATAATTTTAGCTTTATCTTCTATTTTAAGTAACCCATCTATTGCAGGAGAAAGTGGTTTCCTAATGAACATAGGCAAATTTATTGGTAGTGGACTTTGGCCTATTATGACAAATTTAAGTATTATTTTCTGTGTAGGAATAGCTATGGGGTTGGCAAAAGAAAAGAAAGCAGAAGCAGCACTAATAGCAGTGTTTTCATATTTAGTATATTTAGGAGCTAATAATCAATGGCTTACTATTACAGGAAAGTTAGTGAAATACAATGTAGCAGCAGATTTATATGGAACTGGACAAACCTTGCAATTAGGATTTCAAGTAATAGACATGGGAGTTTTTCTAGGAATGATTCTTGGTGTAGTAGTTGCTATTATTCATAATAAATATTGTAATAAAGAATTTCCTGGGGCTTTTGGATTATATGGAAATACTAAATTAGTATTTATAGTATTAACTCCTATTATATTAATATTATCAATAGTATTTAGCTATATTTGGCCTGTAGTAGCTACTGGCATTAGTGCCTTAACAGGTTTTATAAATGCAGCTGGAGCTATAGGTGTATTCTTATATGGATTTTTAAATAGATTCTTAATTCCAACTGGATTACATCATTTAATATGGACACCATTTTCTTACTCTAATATTGGTGGAGAATTAGTTATAAACGGACAAACTTACTATGGAGCATATAATATTTTTCTAGCACAATTAGCTGATCCTTCCATAAAAGTTTTTGATCCATCAGCAAAATATCTACAATATGGCATGGTTAAAATGTTCGGACTAGTAGGAGCAGCATTAGCCTTTTATAACACATCTAAACCTGAGAATAAAGCCAAATTAAAGTCTATTTTGATACCAGCAGTAGCAACATCAATTCTAGTTGGAATTACAGAACCTTTAGAATTTACATTTTTGTTTGTTGCACCATTTTTATGGGTAGTACACTCAGTGTTAGATGGTATATTTGAAGCTATAGTTTCACTTTTAGGGGTTAGAACTTTTGCATCAAATGGATTTATAGATTTTATAGCTTATAATTTACCAGCAGGAATTGCTAAAACTAAATGGCCTATATTTATAGTTATTGGATTAGTACAATTAGCAATATATTTCTTTGTATTTAAATTTTTAATTAAAAAATTCGATCTTAAAACTCCCGGTAGAGAGGATAAAGAAGTAAGATTAGTAACTAAAAAAGATTTTAAAGAAAATTTGTCTAAAGCATCAGGAGAGGTTGCTGCATCTAAAGATTCAGACTTAGCAAGGATAATAGTTCAGGCATTAGGTGGAAAAGAAAATATAGAAAGTGTAGATAATTGCTTTACACGTTTAAGATTAAAAATTAAAAATATAGATATAGTTAATGAAATGGATTTAAAAGAAACTGGAGCTACTGGTGTAATAAAAAAGGGGAATAACGTTCAAGTAGTATATGGACCTAAAGTAAATGGAATTAGAAATGTAGTAGATAAATATCTTGGTAATTAA
- the alr gene encoding alanine racemase, protein MFEHSRPAWIEINLDNLIYNMKEIRRVAKSKEIISVVKADAYGHGATEIASLLLENGADRLAVAVLSEALELRNGGIKAPIIILGYTPLRYDEKTICNNAETIIKNDLEVSVSSYKYAKQLSKKAQELGKDVKIHVNIDTGMGRLGFLPTEENLEKIYQISKLPNIIFEGLFSHFSTADEKNKDYTNEQFKEFLDFYYKLKDKNVKINIKHIANSAALIDLPYTHLDAVRPGIAQYGYYPSSEVNHENINLRPIMKLKTNIVLVKDIKAGQSISYGRKFRTIRNSKIAVLPIGYADGYERELSDEDNVYKTQVIVNGRLAPIVGRITMDMCMVDVTDIGDVKVGDEVILIGECNDEKISVEDIANILNTIPYEVTSRISKRIPRYYIKGGKIVKVTQINKNTDK, encoded by the coding sequence ATGTTTGAACATTCAAGACCTGCATGGATTGAAATAAATTTAGATAATTTAATTTATAATATGAAGGAAATAAGAAGAGTTGCCAAAAGTAAGGAGATAATAAGTGTAGTCAAAGCAGACGCATATGGACACGGTGCTACAGAGATAGCATCTCTCTTACTTGAAAACGGAGCCGATAGACTAGCAGTAGCGGTTCTTTCAGAAGCACTAGAATTAAGGAATGGTGGTATTAAGGCTCCTATTATTATTTTAGGTTACACTCCACTTAGATATGATGAAAAAACAATATGTAATAATGCTGAAACTATAATAAAAAATGATTTAGAGGTATCTGTAAGTTCATATAAATATGCAAAGCAATTATCTAAAAAAGCACAAGAATTAGGTAAAGATGTGAAAATTCATGTAAATATCGATACAGGTATGGGAAGATTAGGATTTTTGCCTACAGAGGAAAATTTAGAAAAAATATATCAAATAAGTAAATTACCAAATATAATATTTGAGGGTTTATTTTCACATTTTTCAACAGCTGATGAAAAAAATAAAGATTATACTAATGAACAATTTAAAGAATTCTTAGATTTTTATTATAAACTTAAAGATAAAAATGTGAAAATTAATATAAAGCATATTGCCAATAGTGCGGCTTTAATAGATTTACCTTACACTCATTTGGATGCTGTTCGTCCAGGAATAGCTCAATATGGTTATTATCCTTCATCAGAAGTTAATCATGAAAATATAAATTTAAGACCAATAATGAAATTGAAAACAAATATTGTTCTTGTGAAAGATATTAAAGCTGGACAATCTATCAGTTATGGAAGAAAATTTAGAACAATAAGAAATAGCAAGATAGCTGTTCTTCCAATAGGCTATGCAGATGGCTATGAAAGGGAATTATCTGATGAAGATAATGTTTATAAAACTCAAGTTATTGTGAATGGAAGACTTGCTCCTATAGTGGGAAGAATAACTATGGATATGTGTATGGTTGATGTAACAGATATAGGTGATGTTAAAGTTGGTGATGAAGTTATATTAATAGGAGAATGTAATGATGAAAAAATTTCAGTAGAAGATATAGCAAATATATTAAATACTATACCTTATGAAGTAACCAGTAGAATTAGTAAAAGAATCCCAAGATATTATATTAAAGGTGGAAAAATAGTGAAAGTAACACAAATAAATAAGAATACAGATAAATAA